A single bacterium DNA region contains:
- a CDS encoding HAD-IB family phosphatase, which produces MINNIIFDFDSVILRAEAVELILQQALLRLDEKTRVLCTSKLNQITYLADIGETPIAEAMQERFALAPVYRRDVEAGADQLLAALSPKVRDTFAALRAAGKRLFIFSTGSDEWVRPVTRSLQVEDDHVFTNQLLYDDQGRVTGFDEKNPLFLSVGKGYIVEQLKNEGRLPGGTAVVGSGASDLAIRKNEIAQMFVYFSTQRMHEEIRRQADFSVDSLDQMLPLFFSEDELSHERIQAIYVKNGFGKAAGKPHVLLLESVHEIAVKKLQNEGWNLRQGIGAWRSEKLISDAGEVQVLGIRSQTRLNAQTLAGLPRLWAVGAFCIGTNQIDLQAAADAGIPVFNAPYSNTRSVAELVVGEIIMLLRRIPEKSRAAHAGQWLKSAAGCTEIRGKTVGIIGYGHIGSQVSVLLENLGMSVLFHDIVDKLPLGNARRASGLEELLKNADVVTLHVPDTSETRNLMSEARIRKMKKGAVLINSSRGKVVDLVALRAALDEGVLSGAALDV; this is translated from the coding sequence ATGATCAACAACATTATATTTGATTTTGATTCAGTCATCCTTCGCGCGGAGGCGGTGGAGCTGATTCTGCAGCAGGCGCTGCTGCGACTGGATGAGAAAACAAGAGTGTTGTGCACCAGTAAATTGAACCAGATCACCTATTTGGCGGATATCGGTGAGACACCCATCGCAGAGGCCATGCAGGAACGATTCGCCTTGGCCCCTGTGTATCGCAGGGATGTGGAGGCCGGAGCAGATCAGCTTCTCGCCGCTTTGAGTCCCAAGGTGCGCGACACTTTTGCCGCGTTGCGAGCGGCCGGCAAGCGACTTTTTATCTTTAGTACAGGATCGGATGAATGGGTCCGGCCGGTTACCCGGTCGCTGCAGGTGGAAGACGACCATGTTTTCACCAATCAGCTGCTCTATGACGACCAAGGCCGGGTCACCGGCTTTGATGAGAAAAATCCGCTGTTTCTCAGCGTGGGCAAAGGGTACATTGTGGAGCAGTTGAAAAATGAAGGGCGTCTGCCCGGGGGCACTGCGGTGGTCGGCAGCGGCGCTTCTGATCTGGCGATCCGCAAGAACGAAATTGCGCAGATGTTCGTCTATTTTTCCACTCAGCGGATGCATGAAGAAATACGCCGCCAGGCGGATTTCAGTGTGGATTCTCTCGATCAGATGCTGCCGTTGTTTTTCTCCGAAGATGAGCTTTCCCATGAACGCATACAGGCGATCTATGTGAAGAATGGATTTGGCAAAGCAGCGGGCAAACCGCATGTTCTGCTTTTGGAGAGCGTGCACGAGATTGCAGTGAAAAAATTACAGAATGAAGGCTGGAATTTGCGCCAAGGCATAGGCGCCTGGCGCAGCGAAAAGCTGATCAGCGACGCCGGGGAGGTGCAGGTGCTCGGCATCCGGTCGCAGACGCGGTTGAATGCCCAGACCCTAGCAGGTCTGCCGCGTTTGTGGGCGGTCGGCGCTTTTTGCATCGGCACAAACCAGATCGATCTGCAGGCGGCGGCGGACGCCGGTATTCCGGTGTTTAATGCGCCGTACAGCAACACGCGCAGCGTGGCTGAATTGGTGGTGGGTGAGATCATCATGCTGCTGCGCCGCATTCCGGAGAAGAGCCGGGCCGCTCATGCCGGGCAATGGCTCAAGAGCGCCGCCGGTTGCACAGAGATTCGGGGCAAAACCGTAGGCATCATCGGCTATGGCCATATCGGCTCGCAAGTATCGGTGCTGCTGGAAAATCTGGGCATGTCGGTTCTGTTTCATGACATCGTCGACAAATTGCCGCTGGGCAACGCCCGCCGCGCCAGCGGATTGGAGGAGTTGCTGAAAAACGCAGATGTGGTCACTCTGCATGTGCCGGATACATCGGAGACCCGCAATTTGATGAGCGAAGCGCGCATACGAAAGATGAAAAAGGGCGCGGTTCTGATCAATTCAAGCCGTGGCAAAGTGGTGGATCTGGTCGCCTTGCGGGCAGCGCTCGATGAGGGCGTGCTCTCAGGGGCAGCCTTGGATGTGT
- a CDS encoding sugar phosphate isomerase/epimerase yields MPRPITLCTGQWADLPLEITAQKAKAFGYEGLELACWGDHFDVFQGAKDKRYCEEKLNLLAKHGLKTWAISNHLAGQLICDPNNDSRSDGFAPASCAGDAEKKRQFGVDSMKAAARAAKNLGVSVVNGFTGSSIWHLLYSFPPTDFKVVEEGYAYFASMFNPILDVFEECGVRFALEVHPTEIAYDIVTTKRVLEALNYRKSFGFNFDPSHLLWQGIDPVKFIEAFPDRIYHCHMKDCAVTLDGTTGILGSHLQFGAAGRGWDFRSLGRGDVDFEAIIRTLNAIGYQGPLSVEWEDPGMDREFGAADACRFLQDLNYPVPAGLFDEAFSKK; encoded by the coding sequence ATGCCACGACCTATCACACTATGCACGGGCCAGTGGGCTGATCTGCCGCTGGAAATCACAGCACAAAAAGCCAAGGCCTTCGGTTATGAAGGCTTGGAACTTGCCTGCTGGGGCGATCATTTTGATGTGTTTCAGGGTGCGAAGGATAAGAGATATTGCGAGGAGAAACTCAACCTGCTGGCCAAACATGGATTAAAGACGTGGGCCATCAGCAACCATCTCGCGGGCCAGCTGATCTGCGATCCGAACAACGACAGCCGCTCCGACGGTTTTGCCCCGGCCTCCTGTGCCGGTGACGCAGAAAAGAAACGGCAGTTCGGTGTGGATTCCATGAAAGCCGCAGCCCGCGCCGCCAAAAACCTCGGCGTCTCCGTGGTCAACGGATTTACCGGTTCTTCCATCTGGCATCTGCTCTACTCTTTTCCGCCGACGGATTTTAAAGTCGTGGAGGAGGGATATGCCTATTTCGCCAGCATGTTCAATCCGATCCTGGATGTGTTTGAAGAGTGCGGCGTACGATTTGCTCTGGAAGTGCATCCCACCGAAATCGCTTACGACATCGTCACCACCAAACGCGTTCTGGAGGCGCTCAACTATCGCAAATCCTTTGGTTTTAATTTTGATCCCAGCCATCTGCTGTGGCAGGGCATCGATCCGGTCAAATTCATCGAGGCGTTTCCCGACCGCATCTATCATTGTCACATGAAGGATTGTGCCGTTACGCTGGACGGGACCACCGGCATTCTCGGTTCCCACCTGCAGTTCGGCGCTGCCGGCCGCGGCTGGGATTTCCGTTCCCTGGGCCGCGGCGATGTGGATTTCGAAGCCATCATTCGCACGTTGAACGCCATCGGCTACCAGGGTCCGCTTTCGGTCGAGTGGGAGGATCCGGGCATGGATCGCGAGTTCGGCGCTGCCGATGCGTGCCGCTTTCTCCAAGACCTGAACTATCCCGTCCCAGCGGGCCTGTTCGATGAGGCCTTTAGCAAAAAGTAG
- a CDS encoding cold shock domain-containing protein: MEKGTVKWFNTSKGYGFVTRESGGDIFVHFSGIVGDGFKSLNNGDAVEFEVEETQKGPQAVKVTKI; this comes from the coding sequence ATGGAAAAAGGCACTGTCAAGTGGTTCAACACGTCAAAGGGTTATGGTTTTGTCACCAGAGAATCTGGCGGCGACATCTTTGTCCACTTTTCCGGCATTGTTGGCGATGGCTTCAAATCTCTGAACAACGGAGACGCAGTCGAGTTTGAGGTTGAGGAAACTCAGAAAGGCCCGCAAGCGGTTAAAGTAACGAAAATATAA
- the gcvP gene encoding aminomethyl-transferring glycine dehydrogenase → MSKQTTPEPFYKRHIGPDAHETEEMLAAVGAGSLDELMDQTIPSAIRLKQPLSLDPAMSEFEYLNYIRTLAGRNKVHRSFIGMGFYDCITPSVILRNVFENPGWYTQYTPYQAEISQGRLEALMIFQTMISEMTGLPVANASLLDEGTAAGEAMTMIKRLNSKKAKANVFLVDAGCLPQTIAVLQSRAMPLGIELKVTDLHTASIDNGVFGLLLQYPNALGQISDPRPVIEKAHQAGVLTAMACDLLSLALLTPPGELGADIAIGSSQRFGVPMGYGGPHAGYMATRDDYKRNMPGRLIGLSLDRHGRQAYRMALQTREQHIRREKATSNICTSQALLAIMAGMYAVWHGAAGIKAIAERVHSLTADLAAGLTGLGYRQLNSAFFDTLQIETADEQEKEKIRQTALAAGMNFNYLDDRRIGISLDETTSVQDVDKILQVFAGARQKSAQSGKNAGAVIPTELQRQSAYLTHPVFQQYHSEHKMVRFLKSLENKDLSLTTSMIPLGSCTMKLNACSEMLALSWPEFARMHPFAPVEQAQGYAQIFTELASALCKITGFAACSLQPNSGAQGELTGLLVIRAWHHDRGQTQRNVALIPSSAHGTNPASAVMAGMNVVVVACDDQGNIDVADLKTKAEKYHDTLAALMVTYPSTHGVFEEQIMEICRIIHTHGGQVYMDGANMNAQVGFTSPATIGADVCHLNLHKTFAIPHGGGGPGMGPICVAEHLQPFLPGHPVVPLGGAKAIPAVCSTPWGSASILIISHAYIKMMGADGLRAATQYAILNANYIKARLQDYYPVLYTGQKGRVAHEMIFDLKAFKPYKIEAEDVAKRLMDYGFHAPTVSFPVHDSIMVEPTESEDKAELDRFCEAMILIRNEIQSVIDGSADGQDNPLKMAPHTAQEVCANQWPHPYSREQAAFAADYLRRHKFWPAVGRIDNTYGDRNVVCTCPPMDAYEQEKK, encoded by the coding sequence ATGAGCAAGCAAACGACCCCTGAACCATTTTACAAACGTCATATCGGTCCGGATGCGCATGAAACCGAGGAAATGCTGGCCGCCGTCGGCGCCGGTTCCCTGGATGAACTGATGGATCAAACCATCCCCTCTGCCATCCGTTTGAAACAGCCGTTGTCGCTGGATCCGGCTATGTCGGAATTTGAATACCTGAACTATATCCGCACGCTGGCCGGCCGGAACAAGGTGCATCGCTCTTTCATCGGCATGGGATTTTACGATTGCATCACTCCTTCGGTGATCCTGCGCAACGTGTTTGAAAATCCGGGCTGGTACACCCAATATACGCCCTACCAGGCCGAGATCAGCCAGGGCCGTCTGGAAGCATTGATGATCTTTCAAACCATGATCAGCGAGATGACCGGATTGCCGGTGGCCAACGCTTCGTTGCTGGATGAGGGCACTGCAGCCGGAGAGGCCATGACTATGATCAAACGGCTGAACAGCAAAAAAGCCAAGGCCAATGTCTTTCTGGTGGACGCCGGCTGTTTGCCGCAGACTATCGCCGTTCTTCAATCCCGCGCAATGCCGTTGGGCATCGAACTCAAAGTGACGGATCTGCATACCGCGTCGATAGACAATGGCGTGTTCGGCCTGTTGCTGCAATATCCAAACGCCTTGGGTCAGATCAGCGATCCCCGGCCTGTGATCGAAAAAGCGCATCAGGCCGGCGTGCTCACCGCCATGGCCTGCGACCTGCTCAGCCTGGCTTTGTTGACGCCGCCGGGAGAACTGGGCGCTGATATCGCCATTGGATCCAGCCAGCGCTTCGGAGTGCCCATGGGTTACGGCGGACCGCACGCCGGCTATATGGCAACCCGGGACGATTATAAACGCAACATGCCCGGCCGTCTTATCGGGTTATCCCTCGACCGGCACGGCCGTCAAGCCTACCGTATGGCGCTGCAAACTCGAGAGCAGCACATCCGCCGCGAAAAAGCCACCTCCAACATCTGTACGTCTCAGGCGCTGCTGGCCATCATGGCCGGCATGTACGCGGTGTGGCATGGCGCTGCCGGCATCAAAGCCATCGCTGAGCGGGTGCACAGCCTGACCGCTGACCTGGCCGCAGGGTTGACCGGCCTCGGTTACCGTCAATTGAACAGCGCATTTTTCGATACGCTGCAGATCGAGACCGCTGATGAACAGGAGAAAGAAAAAATCCGCCAAACTGCGCTCGCGGCCGGTATGAATTTCAACTATCTTGACGACCGACGCATCGGCATCAGTCTGGATGAAACCACCTCTGTCCAGGATGTGGACAAGATCCTGCAGGTGTTCGCGGGCGCGCGGCAGAAATCCGCGCAGAGCGGAAAAAACGCCGGCGCAGTAATACCAACCGAATTGCAACGTCAGTCCGCCTATCTCACCCACCCTGTGTTTCAGCAGTATCACTCTGAACACAAGATGGTGCGTTTCCTGAAAAGTCTGGAGAACAAGGATCTGTCGCTGACCACCTCCATGATCCCCCTGGGTTCCTGCACCATGAAACTCAACGCCTGTTCAGAGATGCTGGCTTTGAGCTGGCCTGAATTTGCCCGCATGCATCCCTTTGCGCCGGTCGAACAGGCGCAGGGCTATGCGCAGATATTCACAGAGCTGGCATCCGCGCTATGCAAAATCACAGGGTTCGCCGCCTGTTCTCTGCAGCCGAACTCGGGCGCCCAAGGTGAACTCACCGGTCTGCTGGTGATCCGTGCCTGGCATCATGATCGCGGCCAGACGCAGCGGAATGTGGCCCTCATTCCCTCCTCAGCCCATGGCACCAATCCCGCCTCTGCGGTGATGGCCGGCATGAATGTGGTCGTGGTGGCGTGCGACGACCAGGGCAACATCGATGTCGCGGATCTGAAAACCAAAGCAGAAAAATATCATGACACGCTGGCTGCGCTGATGGTGACTTATCCATCCACTCACGGCGTGTTTGAAGAGCAGATCATGGAGATCTGCCGCATCATTCATACCCACGGCGGCCAGGTGTACATGGACGGCGCCAACATGAACGCCCAGGTGGGATTCACCAGCCCGGCGACCATCGGGGCGGACGTCTGTCACCTCAATCTGCACAAGACCTTTGCCATTCCCCACGGCGGCGGCGGACCCGGCATGGGCCCCATCTGCGTGGCCGAACATCTACAGCCTTTTCTGCCCGGCCATCCGGTTGTGCCCCTGGGCGGCGCCAAGGCCATCCCTGCGGTCTGTTCAACACCCTGGGGCAGCGCCAGCATTCTGATCATCTCTCACGCCTATATCAAAATGATGGGCGCCGACGGATTACGGGCCGCCACCCAATATGCCATTTTAAACGCGAACTATATCAAAGCGCGCCTGCAGGACTATTATCCGGTTCTCTATACCGGCCAGAAAGGCCGTGTGGCGCATGAGATGATCTTTGATCTCAAGGCGTTCAAACCGTATAAGATCGAGGCCGAGGACGTGGCCAAACGGTTGATGGATTACGGCTTTCACGCGCCGACCGTCTCGTTCCCGGTGCACGATTCCATAATGGTGGAACCGACGGAAAGCGAGGACAAGGCCGAGTTGGATCGCTTCTGCGAGGCCATGATCTTGATCCGTAATGAAATACAGAGCGTCATCGATGGTTCGGCGGATGGGCAGGACAATCCACTCAAGATGGCGCCGCACACCGCCCAGGAAGTCTGCGCGAACCAATGGCCGCACCCCTATTCACGGGAACAGGCGGCCTTTGCAGCCGACTATCTGCGGCGACACAAATTCTGGCCGGCTGTGGGCCGCATCGACAACACTTACGGCGACCGCAATGTGGTGTGCACCTGTCCGCCGATGGACGCCTACGAGCAGGAAAAAAAATAA
- a CDS encoding deoxyribodipyrimidine photo-lyase — protein MPKPPITLFWFRRDLRLTDNTALHQAQQSGLPVLPLFIFDKNILDPLPDRRDGRVDFIRRTLAALQRSLQKYGGGLLVRIGDPMQVWKSLIREYRIHSVYVNRDYEPYAVKRDEQVAALLQASGIAWHSYKDQVIFEKGEVCKENGEPYTVFTPYMKKWRSLLRPESLKSWPLKNRAAWYRIEPNLPELKQLGFQPSNLPFPTADLPEEIVLHYDKTRNFPALAGTTRLGLHLRFGTVSIRELVRRGMLLNETWVNELIWREFFMQILHHFPHVVDGPFKPAYAGIRWQNNKALFAKWCEGRTGYPLVDAGMRELNATGFQHNRVRMLCASFLAKHLLINWQWGEKYFADKLLDFELSSNNGNWQWAAGCGCDAAPYFRIFSPELQQKRFDPKRAYITRWVAEVDTPEYPEPIVEHKQARLRALLAYQKSLQ, from the coding sequence ATGCCCAAACCACCCATCACACTCTTTTGGTTCCGTCGTGACCTGCGGTTGACCGACAACACCGCACTCCATCAGGCCCAGCAGAGCGGTCTGCCCGTGCTGCCGCTTTTCATCTTTGATAAAAACATTCTCGATCCGCTGCCGGATCGCCGGGACGGCCGGGTTGATTTTATCCGGCGCACGCTCGCTGCGCTGCAGCGGTCGTTGCAAAAATACGGCGGCGGCCTGCTGGTGCGCATCGGCGATCCTATGCAGGTGTGGAAAAGCCTGATTCGTGAGTACCGAATCCATTCGGTATACGTCAACCGGGATTATGAGCCCTATGCGGTGAAAAGAGATGAACAGGTCGCTGCGCTGCTGCAGGCGAGCGGGATCGCATGGCACAGTTATAAGGATCAGGTCATTTTTGAAAAAGGAGAGGTGTGCAAAGAGAACGGCGAGCCCTACACCGTCTTTACTCCCTACATGAAAAAATGGCGTTCGCTGTTGCGGCCGGAATCGCTGAAATCCTGGCCGTTAAAAAACCGCGCCGCCTGGTACCGGATTGAACCCAATCTGCCCGAGCTGAAACAGCTCGGCTTCCAGCCCTCGAATCTGCCCTTTCCGACCGCTGACCTGCCGGAAGAGATCGTTTTACATTACGACAAGACCAGAAACTTCCCAGCCCTGGCCGGAACCACCAGGCTGGGTCTGCATCTGCGCTTCGGCACAGTCAGCATTCGCGAGCTGGTGCGCCGGGGCATGCTGCTGAACGAAACCTGGGTCAACGAACTCATCTGGCGGGAATTCTTTATGCAGATATTGCATCATTTCCCCCACGTGGTCGACGGCCCTTTCAAACCCGCCTACGCCGGCATCCGCTGGCAGAACAATAAAGCGCTGTTCGCAAAATGGTGCGAAGGCAGGACCGGCTATCCGCTGGTGGATGCCGGCATGCGCGAACTGAACGCCACGGGATTTCAGCACAACCGGGTGCGCATGCTCTGCGCCAGTTTTCTCGCCAAACATCTGTTGATCAACTGGCAATGGGGGGAAAAATACTTTGCGGATAAACTGCTGGATTTCGAGCTGTCGTCCAACAACGGCAACTGGCAATGGGCCGCGGGCTGCGGCTGTGATGCCGCGCCCTATTTCCGCATCTTTAGCCCAGAGTTGCAACAGAAACGGTTTGATCCAAAACGCGCCTACATTACGAGATGGGTCGCTGAAGTGG